In Chamaesiphon minutus PCC 6605, a genomic segment contains:
- a CDS encoding MerR family transcriptional regulator encodes MLKIGDLKERTGVKVSTLRYYESLGLLQPALRSDSGYRYFHDNAVQRVLFIKKAQTLNFSLTEIQEIFNSHNRGTAVCSIVKDLIDRKISHLDIEIQKLLESKQRLESHRERWSTYPEDLPNSESVCTLIEELISLEASTVN; translated from the coding sequence ATGCTGAAAATTGGCGATCTCAAAGAGCGAACGGGAGTGAAAGTTAGTACCCTACGTTACTACGAGAGTTTAGGCTTACTACAACCAGCACTTAGGAGTGATAGCGGCTATCGCTACTTCCATGACAATGCCGTGCAACGAGTATTGTTCATCAAGAAAGCTCAAACTCTCAATTTTTCTTTAACTGAGATTCAAGAAATTTTCAATTCTCACAATCGAGGTACAGCCGTCTGCTCGATTGTCAAAGATTTAATCGATCGAAAAATTAGTCATTTAGACATCGAGATTCAAAAGCTGCTCGAATCCAAACAAAGATTGGAAAGTCACCGCGAACGATGGTCTACCTATCCTGAAGATCTTCCTAATAGTGAAAGTGTCTGCACTC